The following coding sequences are from one Paenibacillus stellifer window:
- the mutL gene encoding DNA mismatch repair endonuclease MutL, producing the protein MARIHVLDEHIANQIAAGEVVERPASVVKELVENAIDAGSTRIEVSIEEGGLQSIKVKDNGFGIEPEDCETAFYRHATSKIESGRDLFQITSLGFRGEALPSIAAVAKVSLLTASSDDGKGKLLEIEGGKLMVNEPAPSGRGTEMTVRELFYNTPARLKYMKSIQTELGHISDAMYRMALAHPQISFTLRHNGNQLLQTLGGGDLLQVIAAVYGTSAAKAMLPVEAEDPDYRISGYISRPEWTRANRNAITTIVGGRYIRSGGLNAAIMRAYHTLLPINRYPLLVLKLDMHPSLVDVNVHPAKLEVRFSKENELYQFVEQELRKVLLGENLIPRPGRETIGPKGSTSFIQEQFSFTKPASQTAETAQDAVNKGANGEGRLFGPQGAQGDPAGPAAGYLGGSHQELPGNLGVNGSPSGASFGSAPGRQAAGSPAAGGPSGLLESAAASSGTAAFQTREGGSSGAPYSSSGGNSASRVRDASAFGAGYRASGPAAAGRNALPPQAGRELYAPAPESPSTLPPFPELSYIGQHHGTYIIAQNDDGLYLIDQHAAHERVNYEYYYEKFGRPAEASQELLLPITLEFTPSESQKLSERLNWFQQAGVYLEHFGGQTFLVRSLPYWFPRGEEKEIVEDMAEWVLSEKNIDLAKLREKSSILCSCKASIKANQKQTEQEAMSLLDRLAACRQPYTCPHGRPILISFSPYDLEKLFKRVM; encoded by the coding sequence ATGGCGAGAATCCATGTGCTGGACGAGCATATTGCCAACCAGATTGCAGCCGGCGAGGTGGTGGAACGGCCGGCTTCGGTGGTGAAGGAATTGGTGGAGAACGCCATCGATGCGGGAAGCACCCGCATTGAGGTGTCCATCGAGGAGGGCGGGCTGCAGAGCATCAAGGTCAAGGACAACGGCTTCGGTATCGAGCCGGAGGACTGCGAGACCGCCTTCTACCGCCATGCCACCAGCAAAATCGAGAGCGGCCGGGACTTGTTCCAGATTACGAGCCTCGGCTTCCGCGGTGAGGCGCTGCCCAGTATCGCTGCCGTGGCGAAGGTGTCGCTGCTTACGGCAAGCTCGGATGATGGCAAAGGGAAGCTGCTTGAGATCGAAGGCGGCAAGCTGATGGTGAACGAGCCAGCGCCCTCCGGCAGAGGTACGGAGATGACAGTACGGGAGCTGTTTTATAATACGCCTGCAAGACTAAAGTATATGAAGAGCATCCAGACGGAGCTTGGGCATATCTCGGACGCGATGTACCGGATGGCTCTTGCCCATCCGCAGATTTCATTCACGCTGCGCCATAACGGCAACCAGCTGCTGCAAACGCTGGGCGGAGGCGATCTGCTGCAGGTGATCGCGGCCGTATACGGCACATCGGCAGCCAAAGCGATGCTTCCCGTTGAGGCGGAGGACCCCGACTACCGGATTTCCGGCTATATCAGCCGCCCGGAATGGACGCGGGCCAACCGCAATGCGATTACAACAATCGTCGGCGGGCGCTATATCCGCAGCGGAGGGCTGAATGCGGCCATTATGAGGGCTTACCATACCCTGCTGCCAATCAACCGGTATCCGCTGCTTGTGCTCAAGCTGGATATGCATCCTTCCCTGGTGGATGTCAATGTGCATCCCGCCAAGCTGGAGGTGCGGTTCAGCAAGGAGAACGAGCTGTATCAGTTCGTGGAGCAGGAGCTCCGGAAGGTGCTGCTGGGAGAGAATCTCATTCCCCGGCCTGGAAGAGAAACGATCGGGCCGAAGGGCAGCACGTCCTTTATTCAGGAGCAGTTCTCGTTCACCAAACCGGCATCGCAGACGGCTGAGACGGCGCAGGATGCTGTGAACAAGGGCGCAAATGGAGAGGGAAGATTGTTCGGACCTCAAGGCGCACAGGGCGACCCGGCCGGTCCGGCAGCCGGATATCTGGGCGGGTCTCATCAGGAACTGCCGGGTAACCTTGGCGTTAACGGTTCGCCTTCCGGCGCCTCCTTTGGCTCTGCGCCGGGCAGACAGGCGGCTGGTTCTCCCGCTGCCGGTGGGCCATCCGGTTTGCTTGAAAGCGCGGCGGCCTCATCAGGAACCGCCGCCTTCCAGACGCGGGAGGGCGGAAGCTCCGGAGCGCCATACAGCTCCTCCGGAGGCAATTCCGCGTCCAGGGTGCGCGATGCATCGGCATTCGGCGCGGGTTACCGGGCTTCGGGTCCCGCCGCCGCAGGACGGAACGCCCTGCCGCCCCAGGCGGGACGCGAGCTGTATGCGCCAGCGCCTGAGAGCCCGTCCACGCTGCCGCCTTTCCCGGAGCTGAGCTATATCGGCCAGCATCATGGAACATATATCATTGCCCAGAATGATGACGGGCTGTATTTGATCGACCAGCATGCCGCTCATGAACGGGTTAACTACGAATATTACTATGAGAAATTCGGGCGTCCCGCGGAGGCTTCGCAGGAGCTGCTGCTGCCGATTACGCTGGAATTCACGCCCTCGGAGAGTCAGAAGCTCAGCGAGCGCCTGAATTGGTTCCAGCAGGCTGGCGTATATCTGGAGCATTTCGGCGGCCAGACGTTTCTGGTGCGTTCTCTTCCATACTGGTTCCCTAGAGGAGAGGAGAAGGAGATCGTCGAAGATATGGCGGAATGGGTGCTTAGCGAGAAGAACATCGATCTGGCGAAGCTGCGCGAGAAATCTTCGATTCTCTGTTCCTGCAAAGCCTCGATCAAGGCCAACCAGAAGCAGACCGAGCAGGAGGCGATGAGCCTGCTGGACCGGCTCGCTGCCTGCCGTCAGCCCTACACCTGCCCGCACGGCCGTCCGATTCTCATTTCATTCTCGCCCTACGATCTGGAGAAGCTGTTTAAGAGGGTCATGTAG